The Myxococcaceae bacterium JPH2 genome has a window encoding:
- the glgC gene encoding glucose-1-phosphate adenylyltransferase has translation MSKQLAMILAGGAGTRLEPLTRERAKPAVPFGGRYRIIDFVLSNFANSGVYRMKVLTQYKSDSLNNHLSRAWRMTAFLGHYVEAVPAQMRTGLDWYKGSADAIYQNLNIITDEEPDVIFVFGADHVYRMDMRQMLDFHLAKKAACTVAAIPVPIEQGSEFGIIDVGPDGRMRQFLEKPRTPPPMPGNPKMCLASMGNYLFTTEVLVQEVVRDAADESSAHDFGKSIISELYKRAPVYVYDFAQNEVPGQEAKERGYWRDVGNIDVYFQSNMDLVEVDPIFNLYNDRWPIHTQSHNYPPAKFVFADRANKRVGHAMDSLVAEGCIISGGEVNRSVLSPKVRVNSYSEVEDSILFENVTIGRRCRIRRAIIDKNVEIPPGMTIGYDLAEDKRRFHVTPGGVVVIPKGMKVA, from the coding sequence ATGTCCAAGCAGCTGGCCATGATTCTGGCGGGGGGCGCGGGCACGCGCCTGGAGCCCCTCACCCGCGAACGCGCGAAGCCGGCCGTCCCATTCGGAGGGCGCTACCGCATCATCGACTTCGTCCTCTCCAACTTCGCCAACTCCGGCGTGTACCGGATGAAGGTGTTGACGCAGTACAAGAGCGACTCGCTCAACAACCACCTGTCTCGCGCGTGGCGGATGACGGCCTTCCTCGGACATTACGTGGAGGCGGTGCCGGCGCAGATGCGGACGGGGCTGGATTGGTACAAGGGCAGCGCCGACGCCATCTATCAGAACCTCAACATCATCACGGACGAGGAGCCGGACGTCATCTTCGTCTTCGGCGCGGACCATGTGTACCGCATGGACATGCGCCAGATGCTCGACTTCCACCTGGCCAAGAAGGCCGCGTGCACGGTGGCCGCCATCCCCGTGCCCATCGAGCAAGGCAGCGAGTTCGGCATCATCGACGTGGGCCCGGACGGCCGCATGCGCCAGTTCCTGGAGAAGCCCCGCACGCCGCCGCCCATGCCGGGCAACCCGAAGATGTGCCTGGCCTCCATGGGCAACTACCTCTTCACCACGGAGGTGCTGGTGCAGGAGGTGGTGCGCGACGCCGCGGACGAGTCGAGCGCGCACGACTTCGGCAAGTCCATCATCAGCGAGCTGTACAAGCGCGCGCCCGTCTACGTGTATGACTTCGCGCAGAACGAGGTGCCAGGGCAGGAAGCCAAGGAGCGCGGCTACTGGCGCGACGTGGGGAACATCGACGTCTACTTCCAGTCCAACATGGACCTGGTGGAGGTGGACCCCATCTTCAACCTCTACAACGACCGCTGGCCCATCCACACGCAGTCCCACAACTATCCGCCCGCGAAGTTCGTGTTCGCGGACCGCGCCAACAAGCGCGTGGGCCACGCCATGGACTCGCTGGTGGCGGAGGGCTGCATCATCTCCGGCGGCGAGGTGAACCGCTCGGTGCTGTCCCCCAAGGTGCGCGTCAATTCCTACTCGGAGGTGGAGGACAGCATCCTCTTCGAGAACGTCACCATCGGGCGGCGCTGCCGCATCCGCCGGGCCATCATCGACAAGAACGTGGAGATTCCGCCGGGGATGACCATTGGCTACGACCTCGCGGAGGACAAGCGGCGCTTCCACGTCACACCGGGCGGCGTGGTCGTCATCCCCAAGGGCATGAAGGTGGCCTGA
- a CDS encoding GNAT family N-acetyltransferase, translating to MGTSRIHLRLAREEDRRALWRIHTRAVVLRCRDAYSPQEVSTWVGQLKPEGYLLPSGHRTVLVAERGEQPVGFGQLDVVSGELEALYVTPEETGRGVGTLLLGSLERTAWLAGVSELRLDASLNAEGFYQHRGYTALCAARRVLTAEVRLACVRMHKPRPRASLAQEARATVPRAPETSLR from the coding sequence GTGGGCACGTCGCGAATCCACCTGAGGCTGGCGCGCGAGGAGGACCGACGCGCGCTGTGGCGCATCCACACCCGAGCCGTGGTGCTCCGGTGCCGGGATGCCTACTCCCCTCAGGAAGTGAGCACCTGGGTGGGGCAGCTCAAGCCCGAGGGCTACCTGCTCCCGTCAGGTCACCGCACGGTGCTGGTGGCGGAGCGCGGCGAGCAGCCCGTGGGCTTCGGCCAGCTCGACGTCGTCTCCGGAGAGTTGGAAGCGCTGTACGTCACCCCGGAGGAGACGGGGCGCGGCGTGGGCACCTTGCTCTTGGGCTCACTGGAGCGGACGGCGTGGCTCGCGGGCGTGTCCGAGCTGCGCCTGGACGCGAGCCTCAACGCGGAGGGCTTCTACCAACACCGAGGCTACACGGCGCTGTGCGCGGCGCGGCGGGTGCTCACCGCCGAGGTGCGGCTGGCGTGCGTGCGGATGCACAAGCCTCGGCCTCGTGCCTCGCTCGCGCAGGAGGCGCGCGCGACAGTGCCGCGCGCGCCCGAGACGAGCCTCAGGTGA
- a CDS encoding SDR family oxidoreductase codes for MDLELSGRVVLVTGGSDGLGAATARRLVQEGAKVALCARGVERLEATAAALRAEGGDVLAVPADVSRAEDLARFVDAAHARWGRVDGLVNNAGTAEAKPFVAVSDAEWEADLQLKLFGASRAARAVLPHLEAAGGGAIVNVLSIKAKAPGQHSAPSSVTRAAGMSLTKVLSKELGAQGVRVNAVLVGMIASAQWERRAQKAGQPLAVFGTEKAREAGVPLGRLGRSEEFADVVAFLLSARASYISGVALNVDGGLSPVV; via the coding sequence ATGGACCTGGAGCTGAGCGGTCGAGTCGTGTTGGTGACGGGTGGCTCGGACGGGCTGGGCGCGGCGACGGCCCGCCGGCTCGTCCAAGAGGGCGCGAAGGTGGCGCTCTGTGCCCGAGGTGTCGAGCGGCTGGAGGCCACGGCCGCCGCGCTGCGCGCCGAGGGCGGAGACGTGCTGGCGGTCCCCGCAGATGTGTCGCGCGCCGAGGACCTCGCGCGCTTCGTGGACGCCGCGCACGCGCGCTGGGGCCGCGTGGACGGTCTGGTGAACAACGCGGGGACGGCCGAAGCGAAGCCCTTCGTGGCGGTGAGCGACGCGGAGTGGGAGGCGGATCTCCAGCTCAAGCTGTTCGGTGCGAGCCGCGCCGCGCGCGCGGTCCTTCCTCATCTGGAAGCCGCGGGTGGCGGGGCCATCGTCAACGTGCTGTCCATCAAGGCGAAGGCGCCCGGCCAGCACAGCGCGCCGTCGTCGGTCACTCGCGCGGCGGGCATGTCGTTGACCAAGGTGCTGTCCAAGGAGCTGGGCGCGCAGGGCGTTCGCGTGAACGCGGTGCTGGTGGGGATGATCGCCAGCGCGCAGTGGGAGCGACGCGCGCAGAAGGCGGGTCAGCCCCTCGCGGTGTTCGGCACGGAGAAGGCGCGCGAGGCGGGCGTGCCGTTGGGGCGGCTCGGGCGCTCGGAGGAGTTCGCGGACGTGGTGGCCTTCCTGCTGTCCGCGCGGGCCAGCTACATCAGCGGTGTGGCGCTCAACGTGGACGGGGGGCTGTCTCCCGTGGTGTGA
- a CDS encoding GNAT family N-acetyltransferase, with the protein MTLTTHDAGSLALAPLAALFEASFEGYLIPIRVTPAQLATRVRSEQIDLARSLIVTRDGTPQGLCLLARRGDTARVAAMGLVREARGTGMGRALMDAAITAARAWGAERLRLEVFERNEAARRLYERAGFQVMRRLAGWERPPRPAESTMPLTAMHAGQLARAMCAEPERKWPWQITPESLISASETLVSYALGTPAQAWAMVDASAPETVSLRMLFVSPEARRRGLGRRLVDALQARHPGRRLFVPPLVPEDFALSVLPRLGFTRTGLDQLEMERRLT; encoded by the coding sequence ATGACGCTGACAACCCACGACGCGGGCTCACTGGCCCTGGCCCCTCTCGCGGCGCTGTTCGAAGCATCCTTCGAGGGCTACCTCATCCCCATCCGCGTCACTCCGGCGCAGCTCGCGACGCGGGTGCGCAGCGAGCAGATCGACCTGGCGCGGAGCCTCATCGTGACGCGGGATGGAACACCGCAAGGACTCTGCCTCCTGGCCCGCAGGGGAGACACCGCACGCGTGGCCGCCATGGGGCTCGTGCGCGAGGCGCGTGGCACGGGGATGGGACGCGCGCTGATGGACGCGGCCATCACCGCCGCCCGGGCGTGGGGCGCCGAGCGACTGCGGCTGGAGGTCTTCGAGCGCAACGAGGCCGCACGCCGGCTGTACGAACGCGCGGGCTTCCAGGTCATGCGTCGCCTCGCGGGCTGGGAGCGCCCCCCTCGGCCTGCTGAGTCCACGATGCCGCTGACAGCGATGCACGCGGGGCAGCTCGCACGCGCGATGTGCGCGGAGCCGGAGCGAAAGTGGCCCTGGCAGATCACCCCCGAAAGTCTCATCTCCGCGAGCGAGACGCTGGTGTCCTACGCACTCGGCACGCCCGCCCAGGCCTGGGCCATGGTGGACGCGAGCGCACCGGAGACGGTGTCGCTGCGCATGCTCTTCGTGAGCCCCGAAGCCCGTCGCCGCGGGTTGGGTCGGCGCCTGGTGGATGCACTCCAAGCACGCCACCCAGGGCGGCGGCTCTTCGTTCCGCCGTTGGTCCCCGAGGACTTCGCCCTCTCGGTCCTCCCGCGCCTCGGCTTCACGCGCACGGGGTTGGACCAACTGGAGATGGAGCGACGGCTCACATAA
- a CDS encoding RtcB family protein, with translation MQPNLRRLLRALAREGLEVTYDGHLYSVRLLGDAHAPPAEVLLPPDLPVEGKAFKQLAQLAALKHPGGGEVLRVRATPDFHPGDSGVAIGSVLHTRGLVVPGAVGTDINCGMRLHVADVSVEDFLSKRDAFVERMKGHYFFGTRDVAMSSRASEALLREGLPGWLVETLDTPLGCASRADLSQLDEELARVHLGGALRGDPAWAPEALTREGIVRDAGLATVGGGNHFVEVQRVEAVDDRVRAWRWGVREGQLAFMIHSGSRDVGRHVGIAWQERARRAWPTGVPLPDSGILPLADEAQVAAYLTAEATAANYAFLNRLLLAELLRQTLRELFGEVEAPLVYDVPHNLTLPHEGGWLARKGACPAGLEQPVIIPGSMGATSYLMVGRGNAQALESASHGAGRARSRFEMARGGADHSETALGLTGVDCISLRAERRVEEAPAAYKPIGPVVASQVEADIVGEVARLRPLLTFKA, from the coding sequence ATGCAGCCGAATCTCCGTCGGCTTCTCCGGGCGCTCGCCCGCGAGGGGCTCGAGGTGACCTATGACGGTCACCTCTATTCCGTCCGTCTTCTCGGCGATGCGCACGCGCCTCCCGCCGAGGTGCTTCTTCCTCCTGACCTGCCCGTCGAGGGCAAGGCCTTCAAGCAACTCGCGCAGCTCGCTGCCCTCAAGCATCCCGGCGGGGGCGAAGTGCTGCGCGTGCGCGCTACACCCGACTTCCATCCCGGAGACTCGGGCGTGGCCATCGGCTCCGTGCTGCACACGCGCGGGCTGGTGGTACCGGGCGCGGTGGGCACCGACATCAACTGCGGCATGCGACTGCACGTCGCGGACGTCTCCGTGGAGGACTTCCTCTCGAAGCGCGACGCGTTCGTGGAGCGCATGAAGGGGCACTACTTCTTCGGGACGCGGGACGTGGCCATGTCCTCGCGTGCCTCCGAGGCGCTCCTGCGCGAGGGGCTCCCGGGCTGGCTCGTGGAGACGCTGGACACGCCACTGGGGTGCGCGAGTCGAGCGGACCTCTCACAGCTCGACGAGGAGCTGGCGCGCGTCCACCTGGGTGGCGCGCTGCGTGGTGACCCCGCGTGGGCACCCGAGGCGCTCACGCGTGAGGGCATCGTTCGCGACGCGGGCCTCGCCACGGTGGGCGGGGGCAATCACTTCGTGGAGGTCCAGCGCGTGGAAGCCGTGGACGACCGCGTGCGCGCGTGGCGGTGGGGTGTTCGCGAGGGACAGCTCGCGTTCATGATCCACTCGGGCAGCCGCGACGTGGGCCGCCACGTGGGCATCGCGTGGCAGGAGCGTGCGCGCCGCGCGTGGCCCACGGGAGTGCCCTTGCCGGACAGCGGCATCCTCCCGCTCGCGGACGAGGCGCAGGTGGCCGCGTACCTGACGGCCGAGGCCACCGCCGCCAACTACGCGTTCCTCAACCGCCTGCTCCTGGCCGAGCTGCTGCGCCAGACGCTGCGCGAGCTGTTCGGCGAGGTGGAGGCACCGCTCGTCTATGACGTGCCTCACAACCTCACGTTGCCGCACGAGGGAGGCTGGCTGGCGCGCAAGGGCGCGTGCCCGGCGGGGCTGGAGCAGCCCGTCATCATCCCGGGCTCCATGGGCGCGACGTCCTACCTCATGGTGGGGCGGGGCAATGCCCAGGCACTCGAGTCCGCGTCGCACGGAGCGGGCCGAGCGCGCTCGCGCTTCGAGATGGCGCGGGGTGGGGCGGACCACAGTGAGACGGCCTTGGGCCTCACGGGCGTGGACTGCATCTCGCTGCGCGCCGAGCGCCGCGTGGAGGAGGCCCCCGCCGCGTACAAGCCCATTGGCCCGGTGGTCGCCTCGCAGGTCGAGGCGGACATCGTGGGCGAGGTGGCTCGGCTGCGGCCACTGCTGACGTTCAAGGCCTGA
- a CDS encoding PQQ-like beta-propeller repeat protein, which yields MSPRVCPCTPRHFALALTLAVMACHEPAEPVFRASTDASARAGLLSLEDGVLAANEAGAVIRLDRAGAVRWRVALGREVAARPVLAGDNVIVGTVGGDVVKLALSDGAERWRLTGEPPVLTAPVTDEAGSTVYLVAPDGAVRALSVETGQVRWRLPAPKAEEARLAPARGPPAPVMAEGLLLLALGDAGLVAVSAQDGAVRWKQPLTGVLGLEVERGGLFAGTRSGRVVALSLRDGSTRWNQQVAETLTGPPTRLLGTVWVGAGPAQLVGLAPADGHEVARVTLPAPLVTQVGTAFGTLLLVPTNEREGRLVVLKAPAWDVALSLRTDTSLRTRPVVQGAQVFQLGQDGRVLSWKLRVPEP from the coding sequence ATGTCGCCCCGCGTCTGTCCATGCACACCCCGGCACTTCGCGCTGGCCCTGACGCTGGCCGTCATGGCCTGCCACGAGCCCGCGGAGCCGGTCTTTCGGGCCTCCACCGATGCCTCCGCCCGCGCCGGGCTCCTTTCCCTGGAGGACGGCGTCCTCGCCGCCAACGAGGCCGGCGCCGTGATCCGCCTGGACCGGGCGGGCGCCGTGCGCTGGCGGGTGGCCCTGGGGCGGGAGGTGGCGGCCCGTCCGGTCCTCGCCGGAGACAATGTCATCGTGGGAACGGTCGGTGGAGACGTGGTGAAGCTGGCCCTCTCGGACGGCGCGGAGCGCTGGCGACTCACTGGGGAGCCCCCCGTCCTCACGGCCCCGGTGACGGACGAGGCAGGAAGCACCGTGTATCTGGTCGCCCCGGACGGCGCCGTACGGGCACTCTCCGTGGAGACAGGGCAGGTCCGCTGGCGGCTTCCAGCCCCCAAGGCCGAGGAGGCCAGACTGGCCCCCGCGCGTGGACCTCCCGCGCCGGTGATGGCCGAGGGACTGCTCCTCCTCGCGCTCGGCGACGCGGGCCTCGTGGCCGTGTCTGCCCAAGACGGCGCGGTCCGATGGAAGCAGCCCCTCACCGGGGTCCTGGGGTTGGAGGTGGAGCGCGGCGGGCTCTTCGCGGGCACCCGCTCCGGGCGGGTGGTGGCGCTGTCGCTCCGAGACGGAAGCACGCGCTGGAATCAGCAAGTGGCGGAGACGCTCACCGGCCCACCGACGCGACTCCTGGGCACGGTCTGGGTGGGCGCGGGCCCGGCGCAGCTCGTGGGACTCGCACCCGCGGACGGTCACGAGGTGGCGAGGGTGACGCTGCCCGCGCCCCTCGTCACGCAGGTGGGCACGGCGTTCGGGACGCTGCTGCTGGTGCCCACGAACGAACGCGAAGGACGGCTCGTCGTGCTCAAGGCCCCCGCGTGGGACGTGGCGCTCAGCCTTCGCACGGACACGTCGCTGCGAACGCGCCCCGTGGTGCAAGGCGCGCAAGTGTTCCAACTCGGACAGGATGGGCGCGTGCTGTCCTGGAAGCTGCGCGTGCCCGAGCCGTGA
- a CDS encoding helix-turn-helix transcriptional regulator, translating into MPAVFKNLAPPEQACPVNLLMSLLGGPWTMYILWTLLDEGPQRFGALKRRVSGISARVLTERLRRLEAEGFVHRLVEDVVPPEVTYAPTERLHRLRDAIARLREVATEWHADSGRPRRHAPRLTPRETAPRPR; encoded by the coding sequence ATGCCCGCGGTGTTCAAGAACCTCGCGCCGCCCGAGCAGGCGTGCCCGGTCAACCTGCTGATGTCGCTGCTGGGTGGCCCATGGACCATGTACATCCTCTGGACGCTGCTCGATGAAGGCCCTCAGCGCTTCGGCGCGCTGAAGCGCCGAGTCTCGGGCATCTCCGCGCGCGTGCTGACCGAGCGGCTGCGGAGGCTGGAGGCAGAGGGCTTCGTGCACCGCCTCGTGGAGGACGTCGTCCCTCCCGAGGTGACGTACGCCCCCACCGAGCGACTGCACCGACTGCGCGACGCCATCGCCCGCCTGCGCGAAGTCGCCACCGAGTGGCACGCGGACTCGGGCCGCCCCCGCCGTCACGCGCCCCGGCTCACACCACGGGAGACAGCCCCCCGTCCACGTTGA
- a CDS encoding SDR family NAD(P)-dependent oxidoreductase: MNAHASSEALVAVVTGASRGIGKGVALALGAEGATVYVTGRLRHTGGASLRGTLQETADAVTAAGGRGIAVGCDHADDAQVRALFARVGEESGRLDILVNNATALPESLFSPEPFWEKSLEVLALLDVGLRSHYVASALAAPFMVRQRGGLIVNVSAYGSVNYLYGPAYGAGKAGLDKMAADMAVELRPHDVVAVSLWPGLVATERYARLVEDNPHAFPPELRPESPMYSGRVIHALFRDPARMTLSGQTLIGAELGRRYGVHDLQGGQPPSYRELLGAPWTKPSRQTPD; encoded by the coding sequence ATGAACGCACACGCATCGTCGGAAGCCCTCGTCGCGGTCGTCACGGGAGCCAGTCGAGGAATCGGGAAGGGCGTGGCCCTCGCGCTCGGAGCCGAGGGGGCTACGGTCTATGTCACGGGGCGCCTGCGCCACACGGGAGGCGCCTCGCTCCGCGGAACCCTCCAAGAGACCGCCGATGCGGTCACCGCCGCGGGAGGGCGGGGCATCGCCGTGGGCTGCGACCACGCCGACGACGCCCAGGTTCGCGCGCTGTTCGCGCGGGTGGGGGAGGAGTCCGGTCGGCTCGACATCCTGGTGAACAACGCCACGGCCTTGCCTGAGTCTCTCTTCTCGCCCGAGCCCTTCTGGGAGAAGTCGCTCGAGGTCTTGGCGCTGCTCGACGTGGGGCTGCGCTCTCACTACGTGGCCAGCGCGCTCGCGGCGCCCTTCATGGTTCGCCAACGCGGTGGGCTCATCGTGAATGTGTCCGCGTATGGCTCGGTGAATTACCTGTATGGGCCGGCCTACGGCGCGGGCAAGGCTGGGTTGGACAAGATGGCGGCGGACATGGCCGTCGAACTGCGCCCGCATGACGTGGTGGCGGTGTCGCTGTGGCCGGGGCTCGTCGCGACGGAGCGCTATGCGCGGCTCGTGGAGGACAATCCGCACGCGTTCCCTCCCGAGCTTCGTCCCGAGTCGCCGATGTACTCGGGCCGCGTCATCCACGCGCTGTTCCGGGACCCGGCGCGAATGACGCTCTCGGGCCAGACGCTCATCGGCGCCGAGCTGGGGCGACGCTACGGCGTGCACGACCTCCAGGGTGGGCAGCCGCCCTCCTACCGGGAGCTGCTGGGTGCTCCGTGGACGAAGCCCTCGCGTCAGACTCCTGACTGA
- the add gene encoding adenosine deaminase, protein MPTIRDDDIPNATGIPSSARRTDITPPPTLAVTEELLHALPKTDLHCHLDGSMRLKTILELAEQQKVRLPADTEDSLARAIHMGQVCKSLEEYLVAFDVTLSVLQTADALYRAAYELAVDAAAENVRWLEVRYSPALHLQKGLKMTTVIDSVLEGLRQAKKETGIKCGVIVCGIRHINPQTSMRLAELAVAYKNRGVIGFDLAGAEASFPAKDHLDAFRLILKNNVNCTAHAGEAYGPESISQAIHSLGAHRIGHGTRLREDGDLLNYVNDHRIPMEVCPTSNVQTGTVPSLDAHPLKFYFDYGLRVTINTDNRLITDTTVTKELWVAHKSLGLSLEDLATIIVSGFKSAFLPFREKQDMLRMVNQEIAATLAAFEKRPKSVKQPA, encoded by the coding sequence ATGCCCACCATTCGCGACGACGACATCCCCAACGCCACCGGCATCCCCTCCTCGGCCCGGCGGACCGACATCACCCCGCCCCCCACGCTGGCGGTGACCGAGGAGCTGCTGCACGCGCTGCCCAAGACGGACCTGCACTGTCACCTCGACGGGTCCATGCGCCTGAAGACCATCCTGGAGCTGGCCGAGCAGCAGAAGGTCCGGCTGCCCGCGGACACCGAGGACAGCCTCGCGCGCGCCATCCACATGGGCCAGGTGTGCAAGAGCCTGGAGGAGTACCTTGTCGCGTTCGACGTGACGCTGTCGGTGCTCCAGACCGCCGATGCGCTGTACCGCGCGGCCTATGAGCTGGCGGTGGACGCGGCGGCCGAGAACGTCCGTTGGCTGGAGGTCCGCTACTCGCCCGCGCTGCACCTGCAGAAGGGCCTGAAGATGACCACCGTCATCGACTCCGTGCTGGAGGGTCTGCGCCAGGCGAAGAAGGAGACGGGCATCAAGTGCGGCGTCATCGTCTGCGGCATCCGCCACATCAATCCGCAGACGTCCATGCGGCTGGCGGAGCTGGCGGTGGCGTACAAGAACCGCGGCGTCATCGGCTTCGACCTCGCGGGCGCCGAGGCGAGCTTCCCCGCGAAGGACCACCTGGACGCCTTCCGCCTCATCCTCAAGAACAACGTCAATTGCACGGCGCACGCTGGCGAGGCCTACGGGCCCGAGTCCATCTCCCAGGCCATCCACTCGCTGGGCGCGCACCGCATTGGCCATGGCACGCGGCTGCGTGAGGACGGGGACCTGCTCAACTACGTGAACGACCACCGCATCCCCATGGAGGTGTGCCCCACCTCCAACGTGCAGACCGGCACCGTGCCGAGCCTGGATGCGCACCCGCTGAAGTTCTATTTCGACTACGGCCTGCGGGTGACCATCAACACGGACAACCGCCTCATCACCGACACCACGGTGACGAAGGAGCTGTGGGTCGCGCACAAGTCGCTGGGCCTGTCGCTGGAGGACCTGGCCACCATCATCGTCTCCGGCTTCAAGAGCGCGTTCCTCCCGTTCCGAGAGAAGCAGGACATGCTCCGGATGGTGAACCAGGAGATTGCCGCGACGTTGGCCGCCTTCGAGAAGCGCCCGAAGTCCGTGAAGCAGCCGGCGTGA
- a CDS encoding FAD-dependent oxidoreductase, whose protein sequence is MTTETQETRCCIVGGGPAGMMLGLLLARAGVDVVVLEKHADFLRDFRGDTIHPSTLELMHELGWLEEFLALPHQQATSLRFQSGSHDIVVGDFTHLPTHARFIAFMPQWDFLNFLARKAAAYPGFHLRLRAEATELVRQGDAVVGVRATTPSGPLEVRADLVVAADGRGSKVREQAGMSVEELGAPMDVLWFRVSRRPSDPVDPSGRFEGGQFFILINRTDQWQCGRVIAKGSAEQLRARGLEPFRAELARLAPFLADRVGEIRTWDDVKLLTVQVNRLSTWYQPGLLCIGDAAHAMSPVGGVGVNLAVQDAVATANLLATPLRERTVRVEHLRQVQLRRELPARLTQRAQVLIQDRVIGPVLKGEATGKLPWPLWLLSHIPLLRRVPARLVGMGVRPEHIHTPALEQHR, encoded by the coding sequence ATGACCACCGAGACGCAAGAGACCCGGTGCTGCATCGTGGGTGGAGGCCCCGCCGGGATGATGCTGGGCCTGCTGCTCGCGCGCGCGGGCGTTGACGTGGTGGTGCTGGAGAAGCACGCGGACTTCCTCCGCGACTTCCGGGGCGACACCATCCATCCCTCCACGCTGGAGTTGATGCACGAACTGGGTTGGCTCGAGGAGTTCCTCGCCCTGCCCCATCAACAGGCCACCAGCCTGCGCTTCCAGAGCGGTTCGCACGACATCGTGGTCGGCGACTTCACGCACCTGCCCACGCACGCGCGCTTCATCGCCTTCATGCCGCAGTGGGACTTCTTGAACTTCCTCGCGCGCAAGGCCGCGGCGTACCCGGGCTTTCACCTGCGCCTGCGCGCGGAGGCCACCGAACTCGTGCGACAGGGTGACGCCGTCGTCGGCGTGCGCGCCACCACGCCATCAGGCCCACTGGAGGTTCGCGCGGACCTCGTCGTCGCGGCGGATGGCCGAGGCTCGAAAGTGCGCGAGCAGGCCGGCATGTCCGTGGAGGAACTGGGCGCCCCGATGGACGTCCTGTGGTTCCGCGTCTCGCGCCGACCGAGCGACCCCGTCGACCCCTCGGGTCGCTTCGAGGGCGGGCAGTTCTTCATCCTGATCAATCGCACGGACCAGTGGCAGTGCGGCCGGGTCATCGCGAAGGGCTCGGCCGAGCAGCTCCGCGCGCGCGGCCTGGAGCCATTCCGTGCAGAACTCGCGCGGCTCGCCCCCTTCCTCGCGGACCGCGTGGGCGAGATTCGGACCTGGGACGACGTGAAGCTGCTCACGGTCCAGGTGAACCGGCTGTCCACGTGGTACCAGCCAGGGCTGCTGTGCATCGGGGATGCGGCCCATGCCATGTCTCCCGTGGGCGGAGTGGGCGTCAACCTCGCGGTGCAAGACGCGGTCGCCACCGCGAACCTGCTCGCGACGCCACTGCGCGAACGCACCGTGCGCGTGGAGCATCTGCGTCAGGTCCAGCTCCGCCGAGAACTCCCCGCGCGGCTCACACAGCGCGCCCAGGTCCTCATTCAAGACCGAGTCATCGGCCCGGTATTGAAAGGCGAGGCCACGGGCAAACTGCCCTGGCCTCTGTGGCTGCTGAGCCATATTCCCCTGCTGCGGCGCGTGCCCGCCCGGCTCGTCGGCATGGGCGTCCGCCCCGAGCACATCCACACGCCTGCCTTGGAGCAGCATCGATGA